Proteins encoded within one genomic window of Bradyrhizobium sp. 186:
- a CDS encoding DUF3102 domain-containing protein — translation MTENIDATPSIVKPDIDTTSILADHAVAIRRLAKRAQEDIVEIGRHLHEARELLEGQWLAWLDSEFGWSDQTARRFIHVFELSRDGKFNNLLNLDLPISVLYLLAAPKAEAARKELATRYAAGEQLTFSDVRDVLSRQRAQTEASAAADSVHHYDWRTGKDDHPRRSAS, via the coding sequence ATGACCGAGAATATCGACGCCACCCCTTCAATCGTCAAGCCCGACATCGACACCACCTCCATTCTCGCGGACCATGCAGTCGCGATCCGCCGGCTTGCCAAGCGCGCTCAGGAAGACATCGTTGAAATCGGCCGACACCTTCACGAGGCGCGTGAGCTTCTTGAAGGTCAGTGGCTGGCCTGGCTCGACAGCGAGTTCGGCTGGAGCGACCAAACCGCTCGCCGCTTCATTCATGTCTTTGAACTCAGCCGCGACGGCAAATTCAACAATTTGTTGAATCTCGACCTGCCCATCAGCGTCCTTTACCTGCTGGCCGCGCCGAAGGCTGAAGCGGCCCGCAAGGAGCTCGCCACGCGCTACGCGGCCGGCGAGCAGCTCACGTTCTCCGATGTGAGGGACGTGCTCTCGCGCCAGAGGGCTCAGACCGAGGCCTCGGCCGCGGCGGACAGCGTCCACCACTACGATTGGCGTACTGGAAAGGACGATCATCCCCGGCGATCAGCCTCTTGA
- a CDS encoding site-specific integrase: MARKVSFSALESRSARLRLKIRRRPYSGPSLARGIMLLYRRNKTNGTWVLKASDGHGHYWTKAFGCADDYDDSDGKNVLTFYQAQDAAKKLARGEDGSADTAPITLDGALTAYERDLTARSANPYNAQWPRVHLTSVLLAKPVALLTAAELKKWRDGMLPTIAPATINRLCRCLAAALNLAAQHDERIQNAQAWEIGLGGLPDAIEARNVVLSDDKVREFVSTAYVHEQQLGLLVDTLSITGARPSQAVRLLVADLHDHPVRPKLMMPKSAKGGGRNRAQKKHERYSVPITAQLAIELRKAAKGRASDAPLLLQSDGTAWGNNPGQNYHRQVDKIVTAIGLDPAVVQIYALRHSSIVRMLLQNIPIRLVASLHNTSVAMIERNYSRFITEYSDDISRKALLQHEPPSRDNVLALAS, encoded by the coding sequence ATGGCACGCAAGGTCAGCTTCAGCGCACTTGAAAGCCGCAGCGCCCGGCTGCGCCTGAAAATCCGCCGCAGGCCGTACAGCGGCCCATCGCTCGCGCGCGGCATCATGCTCTTGTACCGGCGCAACAAGACCAACGGCACCTGGGTGCTCAAGGCCAGCGACGGCCACGGCCACTACTGGACCAAAGCTTTCGGGTGCGCCGACGACTACGACGACAGCGACGGCAAGAACGTGCTGACGTTCTACCAGGCGCAGGACGCGGCGAAGAAGCTGGCGCGCGGCGAGGACGGCAGCGCCGACACCGCGCCGATCACGCTGGATGGCGCGCTTACGGCCTATGAACGCGATCTGACAGCGCGCAGCGCGAACCCGTACAATGCTCAATGGCCGCGCGTGCACCTGACGTCCGTGCTGCTCGCGAAACCGGTGGCGCTGCTTACCGCCGCCGAGTTGAAGAAATGGCGCGACGGCATGTTACCCACGATCGCGCCTGCCACAATCAACCGGCTCTGCCGCTGTCTCGCCGCCGCACTCAATCTGGCCGCGCAGCACGACGAGCGCATTCAGAATGCCCAAGCGTGGGAAATCGGACTCGGCGGTTTGCCGGATGCGATAGAAGCCCGCAACGTCGTTCTCTCGGACGATAAGGTGCGGGAATTCGTCAGCACCGCCTACGTTCACGAGCAGCAGTTGGGACTGTTGGTTGACACTTTGAGCATCACCGGCGCGCGGCCGAGCCAAGCCGTGCGGCTGCTCGTTGCCGATCTGCATGATCACCCGGTACGGCCCAAACTGATGATGCCGAAAAGCGCCAAGGGCGGCGGCCGCAACCGTGCGCAGAAGAAGCACGAACGCTACAGCGTGCCGATCACCGCGCAGTTGGCAATCGAGCTGAGGAAAGCCGCGAAAGGTCGCGCCAGCGATGCGCCGTTGCTGCTGCAGAGCGACGGCACGGCATGGGGCAATAATCCCGGTCAAAACTATCATCGCCAAGTTGATAAGATCGTCACCGCCATTGGGCTCGATCCGGCCGTGGTGCAAATCTACGCGTTGAGACATTCCAGCATCGTGCGGATGCTGCTGCAGAATATTCCCATTCGATTGGTCGCGAGCCTGCACAACACGAGCGTCGCGATGATCGAACGAAATTACTCGCGGTTCATCACCGAGTACAGCGACGACATCTCGCGCAAAGCGCTGCTGCAGCATGAGCCCCCGAGCCGCGATAACGTCTTGGCCCTGGCGAGCTGA
- a CDS encoding phage/plasmid primase, P4 family: MTDSPNIDNIVKLAEYIDGLPTEITEDSAAQYFVELHGDRLRFCHSRGGWFYWNGSYWEINHTRLAFHWARELARDLSEHEKSGKRYKINSTGFAAGVEKFARCDPKIAVTVEYWDRDPWLLGTPGGTIDLRTGKLRPASQDDGISKTTLVTPENCGCPRWLAFLNEATGSDRELIRFLQQWCGYALTGVTREHALVFIYGPGGNGKSVFLNVITSILKDYAATSAMETFTVSAGDKHSTDLAMLCDARLVTASETEEGRAWAETRIKQLTGGDPITARFMRQDNFTYLPQFKLIVIGNHKPVLNNVDEAAKRRFNIVPFILKPAAPDRDLESKLMQEAPGILKFMIDGCLDWQQHGLIRPASVIEATAEYFSDQDCFQHWLHEECVCEPGNMDRSEASSVLFKSWSSYAKAAGTKPGTTATFKDNLIAAGFRFYRSKTAREFFGISIRTKPVADGHYS; the protein is encoded by the coding sequence ATGACCGATAGCCCGAACATCGACAATATCGTCAAGCTCGCGGAATACATCGACGGCTTGCCCACCGAGATTACCGAGGACAGCGCCGCCCAGTACTTCGTCGAGCTGCACGGCGACAGGCTGCGATTCTGCCATTCGCGCGGCGGGTGGTTCTACTGGAACGGCTCGTACTGGGAGATCAATCACACTAGGCTTGCGTTTCATTGGGCGCGCGAACTGGCCCGCGATCTCAGTGAGCACGAAAAATCAGGCAAGCGCTACAAGATCAACTCGACCGGCTTTGCGGCTGGCGTCGAGAAATTTGCGCGCTGCGATCCCAAGATCGCCGTCACCGTCGAGTATTGGGACCGCGACCCGTGGCTGCTCGGCACGCCCGGCGGCACCATCGATCTGCGCACCGGCAAATTGCGGCCCGCCTCACAGGACGACGGCATCAGCAAGACGACGCTGGTAACACCGGAAAATTGCGGCTGCCCGCGTTGGCTGGCATTTCTCAACGAGGCTACCGGCAGCGACCGAGAATTGATCCGCTTCCTGCAACAATGGTGCGGCTACGCGTTGACCGGTGTCACGCGCGAACATGCGCTGGTGTTTATCTATGGCCCCGGTGGTAACGGAAAGTCGGTCTTCCTTAACGTCATCACCTCGATCTTGAAGGACTACGCCGCCACGTCGGCGATGGAAACCTTCACGGTCTCGGCCGGCGACAAGCATTCGACCGATCTCGCGATGTTGTGCGACGCCCGGCTGGTGACGGCATCGGAAACCGAGGAAGGCCGCGCCTGGGCCGAGACGCGCATCAAGCAGCTAACCGGAGGAGATCCAATCACCGCCCGCTTCATGCGGCAGGACAACTTCACCTATCTGCCGCAGTTCAAGCTGATCGTGATCGGCAATCACAAACCGGTACTGAACAATGTCGACGAGGCGGCCAAGCGCCGATTCAATATCGTGCCGTTCATCCTCAAACCCGCAGCGCCGGATCGCGACCTCGAATCGAAGCTGATGCAGGAGGCGCCAGGCATCCTCAAGTTCATGATCGACGGCTGCCTCGACTGGCAGCAGCACGGCCTAATCCGCCCGGCGTCTGTGATCGAGGCGACGGCGGAATACTTCAGCGACCAAGACTGCTTCCAGCACTGGCTGCACGAGGAATGCGTGTGCGAGCCGGGCAACATGGATCGATCTGAGGCCAGCAGCGTCCTCTTTAAATCGTGGAGCAGCTACGCCAAGGCAGCCGGAACGAAGCCGGGCACGACCGCTACCTTCAAGGACAATCTGATCGCCGCCGGATTCCGGTTCTACCGGAGCAAGACGGCGCGAGAGTTCTTCGGGATCAGCATACGGACCAAGCCTGTCGCCGACGGGCACTACTCTTGA
- a CDS encoding TetR/AcrR family transcriptional regulator, with protein MHSTKERLIGAGLRMLLEHGYNALGIQAVLDETATPKGSFYHHFRDKEDFALQVIETYIAEVHTVLDQCLEDPHLPPLERIRAFFSIVQQKYREEGYMGCLMGGLGQELSGVNENFRKLVERCLSSIAERLSNCLDEARQAGLIAQASDVRAMADLLVDCWEGAALRSRLRREPSSLRAMLDFYLASITVLPTNRNRSS; from the coding sequence ATGCATTCGACCAAGGAGCGCCTGATTGGCGCCGGGCTCCGGATGCTACTCGAGCATGGCTACAACGCCCTCGGTATTCAAGCAGTGCTCGACGAGACTGCGACGCCCAAGGGCTCGTTCTACCACCACTTCAGGGACAAGGAGGATTTCGCCCTCCAGGTGATCGAGACTTACATCGCTGAGGTCCATACCGTGCTTGATCAATGTCTGGAAGACCCGCACCTGCCACCGCTGGAGCGCATCCGTGCTTTTTTCAGTATCGTGCAACAGAAGTACCGTGAAGAGGGCTATATGGGCTGCCTGATGGGCGGCCTCGGCCAAGAACTCTCTGGCGTCAACGAGAATTTCAGAAAGCTCGTAGAGCGATGTCTCTCCTCAATCGCCGAGCGTCTTTCGAACTGTCTTGACGAAGCACGGCAGGCAGGCTTGATCGCGCAGGCCTCTGATGTCCGTGCCATGGCCGACCTTCTGGTCGACTGCTGGGAGGGGGCTGCCCTCCGCAGCCGGCTGCGTCGCGAACCATCATCGCTAAGGGCAATGCTGGACTTCTATCTGGCCTCAATCACGGTACTGCCGACCAACCGCAATCGAAGCAGCTAA
- a CDS encoding IS701 family transposase: MIRMSWTRAASVEETLALWAASLREVKQRIRPLFTQERVATNAGLFLEGLLGDEQRKTGWMRAEAAGDPGPWRQQAILGRGDWDADALRDIVRDYVIEHLADDDAVLVIDETGFLKQGKASCGVARQYTGSAGKITNCQIGVFATYVSRHGHAFIDRALYLPKEWTDDPDRLEAAYVPADVGFATKPKLATRMIARAIAASVPFKWVAGDTVYGVGDIEQQLRRAGKGYVLGVSSSHVFRSWGKRQPVAGKAEDIARTRRPSDWKRLSAGAGTKGPRLHDWCYLELADLEVEQFNSANDGLWTRGLLIRRHIADGDLAFFTTWCPAGTSIETLVAVEGHRWAIEDSFETAKNEFGLDHNESRSWHGWHRHVSLVMLAFAMMAAIRHRANPPPPKKTKRRPPAKAKA; this comes from the coding sequence ATGATTCGAATGTCGTGGACGCGGGCCGCGTCGGTTGAGGAGACGCTTGCGTTGTGGGCGGCGTCGCTTCGAGAGGTCAAGCAGCGGATACGTCCGTTGTTCACGCAAGAGCGTGTGGCGACGAATGCAGGCCTGTTCCTGGAAGGTCTGCTCGGAGATGAGCAGCGCAAGACCGGTTGGATGCGCGCGGAGGCGGCTGGCGATCCCGGCCCATGGCGGCAGCAGGCGATCCTGGGTCGCGGGGATTGGGACGCTGATGCCCTGCGCGACATCGTCCGGGACTATGTCATCGAGCACTTGGCGGATGACGATGCGGTGCTGGTGATCGACGAGACCGGCTTTCTCAAGCAGGGCAAGGCCTCATGCGGAGTGGCACGGCAATACACTGGTTCGGCAGGGAAGATTACGAACTGCCAGATCGGCGTCTTCGCTACCTACGTTTCGCGTCATGGTCATGCGTTCATCGATCGCGCGTTGTATCTTCCGAAGGAATGGACTGACGATCCAGATCGTCTGGAAGCCGCATATGTGCCTGCCGATGTCGGCTTTGCGACCAAACCAAAGCTTGCGACGAGAATGATCGCACGTGCGATAGCCGCGTCTGTACCATTCAAGTGGGTTGCCGGTGACACGGTCTACGGTGTTGGCGATATCGAACAGCAGCTACGGCGGGCAGGCAAAGGCTATGTGCTCGGGGTCAGCAGCTCTCATGTCTTCCGATCCTGGGGCAAGCGACAGCCGGTCGCCGGCAAGGCCGAAGACATCGCCCGGACGCGGCGCCCGTCCGACTGGAAGCGCTTGTCGGCGGGAGCCGGAACCAAAGGACCGAGGCTGCATGACTGGTGTTATCTCGAACTGGCCGATCTCGAGGTCGAGCAGTTCAACAGCGCAAATGATGGTTTATGGACGCGCGGTCTGCTGATCCGTCGCCATATCGCCGATGGCGATCTCGCCTTCTTCACCACCTGGTGCCCAGCGGGAACATCAATTGAAACGCTGGTCGCGGTCGAAGGCCATCGATGGGCGATCGAGGACAGCTTTGAAACCGCGAAAAACGAGTTCGGGCTCGATCACAACGAGAGCAGGTCCTGGCATGGCTGGCATCGCCACGTGTCCCTGGTGATGCTCGCCTTCGCCATGATGGCGGCGATCCGCCATCGCGCCAATCCGCCACCGCCCAAAAAAACCAAACGCCGCCCCCCGGCAAAAGCCAAAGCATAA
- a CDS encoding Crp/Fnr family transcriptional regulator, with protein sequence MKGNRILAALPPADFGLLVSGLEMVGLDQDAVLSQAGEQIEHVFFPHSGAISLMIDMANGQTVATAAVGREGAVGVLSVLGPSPSASTAIVRAAGTASRIPASRFQAAFNRSPAIRHAIQMHMRAMLIQFQFGTACNALHPVQARMARWLLHLRDRVDHDVLPLTHEALSQMLGVRRTTVTLLMRNLRASGAIRSDRRGQIEIDRSQLAAAACECHDTLCLVVEEIFAMNTARSRVLVARDDAVGESGDAM encoded by the coding sequence GTGAAGGGTAACCGCATTCTGGCAGCGCTGCCGCCAGCAGATTTCGGTCTGCTGGTGTCCGGCTTAGAGATGGTCGGGCTCGATCAGGACGCGGTCCTCTCGCAAGCGGGCGAACAGATCGAGCATGTGTTCTTCCCTCACAGCGGCGCCATCTCGCTGATGATCGACATGGCGAACGGGCAGACAGTTGCCACCGCCGCAGTCGGGCGCGAGGGAGCAGTAGGGGTTCTTTCCGTGCTAGGGCCGTCACCTTCGGCCAGTACCGCCATCGTTCGTGCGGCGGGCACCGCCTCGCGGATCCCCGCATCGCGATTTCAAGCCGCGTTCAACCGGAGCCCCGCGATCCGGCACGCGATCCAGATGCACATGAGGGCGATGCTGATTCAGTTTCAGTTCGGCACGGCCTGCAATGCGCTGCATCCGGTCCAGGCTCGCATGGCGCGCTGGCTGCTCCATCTTCGCGACCGCGTCGACCACGACGTCCTCCCGCTCACCCATGAGGCGCTGTCGCAAATGCTCGGTGTGCGACGAACGACGGTGACGCTCCTGATGCGCAATCTGCGCGCGTCCGGAGCGATCAGATCTGATCGACGAGGCCAGATCGAGATCGACCGATCGCAGCTCGCGGCGGCGGCGTGCGAATGCCACGATACCCTGTGCCTCGTGGTCGAGGAGATCTTCGCGATGAATACAGCTCGATCTCGCGTTTTGGTTGCGCGGGATGATGCAGTAGGTGAATCGGGCGATGCCATGTGA
- a CDS encoding primase C-terminal domain-containing protein: MPDSLIAALAEPRIKPGLPSERLHTWRALVRNGVSEGRRNDSVTQLTGLLLRRGLDPLLTLEFMLAWNLARCQPPLAASEIEAVVNSIAGREMARRRHDR, encoded by the coding sequence ATGCCGGACTCGCTGATCGCTGCCTTGGCAGAGCCGCGCATCAAGCCAGGCCTGCCATCAGAAAGATTGCACACGTGGCGCGCGCTGGTTCGCAATGGGGTCTCGGAAGGTCGACGCAACGATTCCGTGACGCAACTCACGGGACTTCTTCTGCGGCGCGGTCTCGATCCGCTCCTCACCCTCGAATTCATGCTGGCTTGGAACCTCGCGCGGTGCCAGCCGCCCCTCGCGGCCTCGGAGATCGAAGCCGTTGTCAATTCGATCGCCGGTCGCGAAATGGCGCGGAGGCGACATGACCGATAG